Part of the Henckelia pumila isolate YLH828 chromosome 2, ASM3356847v2, whole genome shotgun sequence genome is shown below.
TCAAATGACTTGAGAAGGCATACACCCTTTCCTCTATCCACGTAACATAACCAACCTATAGCATATCCGAAAACAAAAATATCTACACACAAAAAGCAGTAAGACTATGTTTGGTTTTGTCTTCCGGAAACATCTTCCACCTTTAAAGGGGGGAAAAGAAAATTATAATTTTCGTTttcattttaaactcatttttcCTAAACATCTCCTGATATAATAATTactattaattattttcatcttTCCCGAAAAACTCTAGAGTCAATACCATATATCATAACACAATGTCATATCTATCTATTAATACATGTATGCGTTACACATAAATAAAGTACATGTGAAACACATTAATCCAAATAACCTACTATATACCACATTCCTCTCCTGGAACCGGGAGTAGCACAAATTAATCCACTCGGGGCCAATGCAGCGAAAGAAAATGAAGAACATGCCATGGAATAATTAACAAAAGCATCCAGACACATAATCAGAAACCACATCTTagatttctttaaaataaaaaaaacaattattccaaaaaataaacaaaacctCAAATCGCGGCTACGCAATGCATAACAAGAAACATGACATGAATACAATAGTAGCACTAACACAGAAGATGAGCTTCAAGAGAAAACAGAAGGGGAAACAAGTACCAGAAGAAGGGTGGTAGCGTAGGTGATATAATTACGAACCAAACCCTGAGAAGTGATTCGGATCTCATTCTCGTTAACAGGAGATTCAGGCTTCGGCTTCTCCACCTTGTGGTACCGATCCATTGCAGTTTTAGTGGAAACAGAAACCCTAAAAACCCTAGAGATATGGAGAATATATCACTTTTTTACTATTATATTTGATGTGTTTCAAGGAAGGAAGTGTGTTTGGGAGAGTGGAGAACCAGTGTGTAGTGAAGACTGATTGTGCGGATGGAAAAACCCTGAAGTGTTCATCAATTCCCTCTTAAATCGTTGTTTGGGCTTCATTTGACCGACCTCTCTGCTGGGCCGTTTAGAGTACTTTCGAGCCCAAACGTTTCTTGGGCTTTTATGACTTTATTTTCATGTTTATGAGTAAGATCAACGAAGCTTTTCTATTTGTGTGTTATTTTGGATAGGAAAAATatcgtgattttttttttaaaaaataaattatttaaagtaatccatgattttaaaatttatatttatttctcaTAACATATACTATTTTAGAATAATAATTATGGATCATAAATTAAGTTAAATCATTGTGTATCGGTATAAAAATATACTCCATCTATTATTTTAGATATGCTGAAATGCTTATTTCTTCACATTTACAATTATTGTATAAAAGCTAAGGTTTTGAAACATTTCTTATTACACTATTCTAATAGaaggtttttatttattttttattttgtttaagaGCATgcaatatataattttaggttACTTTTGGATTAATGCATTTCATATTTAtagatttcaaattaattttgttgtttagaaaaataatatcataaattaaaatacatcACTTACATGCTTATATAGTGTTTCATGTTAATTAAAAATCAGGGTGGATTTCAAGTTTACTTAATAACAGTGTCATTTGAAATACATTCTACTTTGTATTACAATGCGTAAATAAGTAATGTTAGAATTTAAGATTTGATATATTGTTTCATGGTAAACAATATAACTATAATTGACAAATTCATCTCCAATGCAACCTTAGTGATTTCTTGAATGTTCATATAAATGTAATTACCGCATCATACCATTAATCACTGCAGGGTTAAAGATGACCCCTAGCCTTGATTAGTACACCATTGTGGCATAAcacaatcaaattcaagaatttTCTGTCATGTTAATTTTCGACCTTAAATATCACAGACATCACTCTCATACATTTGGCTCGTATTTGGTTCGTCCGACTTTTGACATTCTTGACTGCAATCTTCACAACTCCAGCACCACAACTgtcaaaattataatataaccaaacatgagacagcgtttgaCTTTTGGGGTGTATACGAATAACATAATGATTTATAACTCTGATCGATTCTAAAACTTGAGGCAAATGCGGGATGAAACAGAGACGTGATTTGGTGCCTAAGTAAATAAAATGTACAAGTCTGTGTGTGTGAGATTATCTTACATTCTGAATCTGTGGTGATCCAGTTTCCTGTTCTTGCAACACAGTGGTCTCTAACATGGAAAGGAGTAGAGTTCACAGAGGCCACAGAGACGGCGAAATACGCGGACGAAATGGTGGAGCAGCTCTCCTCTTCCCACCTAAAGCTGATTTTGGGAGACTCATTAATGCCGAGTTTATCATCATCTGCTACTGCTTTTGAAGCTGATTTACTCCTAAAATGCATCACCTGAGgaggaaaaataaaatttcatacgAACATTTAATACTAAAATTAAAGGGTGAGTGTTGCTGTGTATACATTACCTTTCTACCAATGTATTTTCCTCCTTTATCAGACTtggctgctgctgctgctgcccATCTCAGCAACTCCTTCATCCTCGAAACGGCCTTCGTTTTATCGCCCTTTGTCTTTTCTTTCACGTCTAAACTGGTGAATAGATCCATCTCGTTTGCTAACGATGACTGTTGAGTCGTATCAGTAATAGGTAACACCTTGTTTCCTGCATGAATTGCAGTATCCGCGGCTTCGTGTGTGATGCCTAATCCTTGAATGATGTCTTCTCCTTTTGTCGTCATCGATTGGATAGAATTCATTGTAGAGCCAACGCGAGCTAGATTGTAACAGAATTATGTATTTTGCCCGAGCAAAAATAGAAAAGATTCAAGTTCTTGCAGCACAATCTGCACACTTCACTGGGAATCACAGCGGAATCCACACGCTTCACTGTTTGATCTTCCAAGAAACAAGAACTTCAAATTCAGGACACGATCAAGAAACACATAGACCAGATGGGGTTTTAATCAAAGGGGTGGCTACACCTATACCATCTTATTACTTTAAGCACATTGGTAATGGAACCAGAACTTGCCACTTGTTCTTGATCGATCTGCCTATCGAAGAATCTGTCACATTATAAACTGAAAGCAAAGGAGGGACGGGACCACTCTAGTTTCATGTGAAAtgattgatttgatattggatGAAATTACATGGCTAGCTCACCTGCATGTTActattgtgtgtgtgtattccAACAGAAGGGAATATGTGTGACAATTTCTTGGTCAAATGGACAACCCACCCAGCCCACAATATGTTAATACTGTCTTTGTTCACCTAAGATTCTTAATTCTCGGCAATTTGTTTTGTTGAATTTAGGAATATTTGCATGTGGATAGATAGTGAGACTGAATCTACAAAATCGTAAGACAACAAAGCAAATTATCTGGACCTGGACGTGAAAATTTACATAAAAAGTAATAGTTTTAATCATAATTTATAACTTGTTTAGTTTTTAATTCCATATTGAATGTAGAATATGtgtgttttggattttaatcacacaagcacacacagaGACAAATATGTTTGAAGAACTAAGTTCACATTTATCTATTTTGGTTCTATACATTTATTGGGTCCATCAATTTAATGTGTTTTACTTGTGGATCAAACAAAGTCAAAGCCGATACTTTGAATCAAGTGAATGCTTGAGAAATCCAAAGCTAAACAGTAAATCGATAAACTTACAATAACGTTGCTAATCATAgagttgtttgttttgttttgacaAGCCAAAACTCCAATGTGTTCACTCATTCAACTCAGTTTGAACAAGTAAGAATAGCCATTTGTAGACACTACAGTGTAGTACATGGTTACATTGCATCTTTAGATAAGAAATTGTTTGCGCTGGCCACTCGTGCATTACACAAGTCGTCTGCACAATCCCCGCGCTCAAGAACAGCAGCTGCACCCATGCCCGAGCCTGCAAATACAAGATACGTAGAGAATGTTTATTTTCAAGGATATCATACGGTACCAGCATAGAGCAAGTAGATATACCGATGCACATAGATATGACACCAAAACGACAGTCTCTTCCACGACGTTTCATCTCATTAAGTAGTGTAGCAACACAACGGGCTCCTATATTAATGTTCAAAAAATGAGCTTAATGACATGTGAACGCGAGTTTCATGCATAATAATCCAAGGGTAAGGGACTGTGAGTCATTTACCTGTAGCTCCCAAGGGATGCCCGAGAGCCATTGCTCCTCCATTCACATTCACTTTTTCAGGATCAAGGTCCAATTTCTTGCAGCAATATACATACTGAGAAGCAAAGGCCTGAAAATAGTATACCAGCGTTTGGATGTTTCAACGATTGGTTTATACAAGTTTAACATTCATGATATTGTTACTCAGCAACTAAATCACCTCGTTAATTTCAAACAAGTCAATGTCTTTAAGATTGAGATTAGCTGATTTAACTGCAGCTGGAATGGCAACAGCGGGACCGATACCCATAACACGGGGATCCACCCCCACCGCAGCAAAACTCCTGCATGTGTTTCATACAAAAGATGACTAAGATTGTGTGATATCCTCGTCTCACAGTAGTTGGTAGAAACGGTTTGATTAGGTTTATTAAGACTACAAATTGATTCTTCCAGCAATTTggataattatttttgtaatgCTAAAGTATCCATCAAGCATGCTAGTAGATCCGATTTTGTAGTCTCACCTTTGTGTGGGCCCGGGCCGTGATAGAATGTTGTTATATGCCTCTATCACATCGGATTGTAAACGGAGTTTACAATCGTTAGTAAGATTTAAAATTAACTGATTTATCTGGCAATTTGGGTTAGTCATTTACATATAGGATGACGTGAATAATTATAACTACGGTCTACTTCTTGCTGTCTCGCTTGCAAGAACCCAAGCGGCTGGGCATAATAGATTGAGTAACCAATGTTTCTGGATAGGCGTTTCTCATAAATGTTACTATTTTGAACCGATGTCTCTCTCAGAATAAAAAATGGCTCAATGTAAAATGAGAACTAGAACTTTAAATCTCAACACTTCTTCACAACATGCAAGCATGCACATTTTGAGAATGTTCTCTTTACCTGAATACGCCAAGAATTTGAAGTCCCTTTTGCACAGCTACACTTCTTTTCATGAGAAGAACAGCTGCAGCACCATCACTTATTTGGCTCGCATTACCTAAATAAATGAAAGTCTCACACATAAGTCCCTAAATAATTGGAGTCCTTGTCCATCAGAGTATTTTACATGATGCTATTGTTTTGTATCCTACCGGCAGTTGTCGATCCATTCTTCTTGAATGCAGGCTTCAACTTTGCCAGATCATCCATATTGGTGTTAGGGCGAATACCATCATCTATTAAGATCGTAACAGGCTTCGCCTCACCACTTTTGGGATCCACAATCTTCAGATAGTGTTAATATAAGAACCATAACAAGATTCAGCCGCAATAATAGACATGAAGTTGTTTGATATCTAAAAAAGGTATATTCCTTACCTTCGTGAAAACAGGAATTATTTCATCTTTAAATTTTCCTGATGCACTTGCCGCAGCTGCACGTCGATGTGAGATAACCTATTGATACATTTccaagaaaaaattattttcctcaAATTCCATATCAGGGCAAACAAATGTAATCAACAAAGAAAACAACTCACAGCAGCATGATCTTGTTCTTCCCGTGTAATTCCATAGCCTTCTGCAACATTTTCCGAAGTAATACCCATTGGAAGAAGACAATCACGAGCCTGGGCGAAACTCTCCACCTGTTAAGAACATGCCCATGTCAAAATTGTCACCATGCGTTTAACATTGTTGGTTGACAGTGAAAGAGATTTCAAAATTATCGTACTTTTGGGTTGACTGTCTCCAGTTTGTCCACACGGTCAACAGTCATGGACTCCAATCCCGCCGCAACACCTTTGTGACATTATAATACTCAAGGGCAGGggctaaaaatttataatcaaaAT
Proteins encoded:
- the LOC140880262 gene encoding uncharacterized protein gives rise to the protein MNSIQSMTTKGEDIIQGLGITHEAADTAIHAGNKVLPITDTTQQSSLANEMDLFTSLDVKEKTKGDKTKAVSRMKELLRWAAAAAAKSDKGGKYIGRKVMHFRSKSASKAVADDDKLGINESPKISFRWEEESCSTISSAYFAVSVASVNSTPFHVRDHCVARTGNWITTDSEFVVLEL
- the LOC140880261 gene encoding 3-ketoacyl CoA thiolase 1, peroxisomal-like, which codes for MEKAVNRQRVLLDHLRPTATSFSHQSPDSSLYRSICLSGDSAAFGDDIVIVAAYRTAICKSKRGGFKDTLPDDLLASVLKALMEKTKLNPAEVGDIVVGTVLAPGSLRGIECRMAALYAGFPDTVPIRTVNRQCSSGLQAVADVAAFIKAGYYDIGVAAGLESMTVDRVDKLETVNPKVESFAQARDCLLPMGITSENVAEGYGITREEQDHAAVISHRRAAAASASGKFKDEIIPVFTKIVDPKSGEAKPVTILIDDGIRPNTNMDDLAKLKPAFKKNGSTTAGNASQISDGAAAVLLMKRSVAVQKGLQILGVFRSFAAVGVDPRVMGIGPAVAIPAAVKSANLNLKDIDLFEINEAFASQYVYCCKKLDLDPEKVNVNGGAMALGHPLGATGARCVATLLNEMKRRGRDCRFGVISMCIGSGMGAAAVLERGDCADDLCNARVASANNFLSKDAM